One segment of Neodiprion fabricii isolate iyNeoFabr1 chromosome 1, iyNeoFabr1.1, whole genome shotgun sequence DNA contains the following:
- the LOC124183124 gene encoding pre-mRNA-processing factor 6: protein MAVPSASLSTRNKKHFLGVPAPLGYVAGVGRGATGFTTRSDIGPARDANDVSDDRHAPPTKRAKKKEEEEEDEEDLNDSNYDEFSGYGGSLFSKDPYDKDDEEADAIYEAIDKRMDEKRKEYREKRLREELERYRQERPKIQQQFSDLKRELVNVSEDEWKNVPEVGDARNRKQRNPRAEKFTPLPDSVLARNLGGDTSTSIDPSNGLASMMPGLATPGMLTPTGDLDLRKIGQARNTLMNVKLNQVSDSVEGQTVVDPKGYLTDLQSMIPTYGGDINDIKKARLLLKSVRETNPNHPPAWIASARLEEVTGKVQAARNLIMKGCEVNPTSEDLWLEAARLQPPETAKAVIAQSVRHIPTSVRIWIKAADLETEVKAKRRVYRKALEHIPNSVRLWKVAVELEEPEDARILLSRAVECCPTSVDLWLALARLETYDNARKVLNKARENIPTDRQIWTTAAKLEEANGNKHMVEKIIDRAISSLNVNGVEINREHWFKEAMEAEKAGAVHCCQVIVKSIIGFGVEEEDRKHTWMEDAETCAQQGALECARAVYAYALATFPSKKSIWLRAAYFEKSYGTRESLEALLQRAVAHCPKSEVLWLMGAKSKWLAGDVPAARGILSLAFQANPNSEEIWLAAVKLESENSEYERARRLLAKARASAPTPRVMMKSAKLEWALNNLEAALHLLQEAIETFEDFPKLWLMKAQIEEQQGNLDKALETYNQAIKKCPTSVPLWCLLAQLEQRKGQVTKARSVLEKARLRNPKNAELWLEAIRNELKGGGVRDMANTLMAKALQECPTSGLLWAEAIFMEARPQRKTKSVDALKKCEHDPHVLLAVSKLFWCEHKISKCRDWFNRTVKIDPDLGDAWAYFYKFELLNGTEEQQEEVKKRCVAAEPHHGENWCRVSKNIVNWCLNTDQILTVVSKDLPIPI, encoded by the exons ATGGCGGTGCCATCAGCTTCGCTTTCAACGCGAAATAAAAAGCATTTTCTAGGGGTTCCAGCACCCTTGGGCTATGTCGCTGGTGTCGGAAGAGG TGCGACAGGTTTCACGACTCGTTCTGATATCGGTCCAGCTCGCGATGCCAACGATGTTTC TGACGATCGACACGCTCCACCTACCAAAAGAGctaagaaaaaggaagaagaagaagaggatgaAGAAGATCTCAACGATTCCAATTATGACGAATTCTCTGGGTATGGAGGGTCGCTGTTTAGCAAG GATCCTTATGACAAAGATGATGAAGAAGCAGATGCAATTTATGAAGCGATTGATAAACGCATGGATGAAAAGCGGAAAGAATATCGTGAAAAGCGCCTAAGAGAAGAACTTGAACGTTATCGCCAAGAACGGCCTAAAATCCAGCAACAGTTTTCAGATCTGAAGCGTGAACTGGTTAATGTGTCTGAGGATGAATGGAAAAATGTTCCCGAAGTTGGCGATGCGCGTAATAGAAAACAGCGGAATCCACGAGCTGAAAAGTTTACGCCTTTGCCAGATTCTGTTTTAGCAAGAAACTTGGGCGGAGACACTTCTACTAGTATAGACCCATCTAATGGACTGGCTTCCATGATGCCTGGCCTAGCCACACCTGGTATGTTGACCCCAACCGGTGACTtggatttgcgaaaaattggaCAAGCTAGAAACACGCTTATGAATGTGAAACTGAATCAAGTATCAGATTCTGTTGAGGGTCAAACAGTTGTTGATCCCAAAGGTTACTTAACGGATCTACAAAGTATGATTCCTACTTACGGTGGCGACATCAA tgataTAAAAAAGGCCAGATTGCTTTTGAAATCCGTTCGTGAAACAAATCCTAATCATCCCCCGGCTTGGATAGCATCTGCCCGCTTAGAGGAAGTTACGGGTAAGGTTCAAGCAGCAAGAAATCTTATCATGAAGGGCTGTGAGGTGAATCCAACTTCTGAAGACTTGTGGTTAGAAGCGGCGAGGCTTCAACCTCCGGAAACGGCAAAGGCCGTAATTGCCCAGTCTGTACGTCACATTCCAACATCTGTTAGAATCTGGATCAAAGCAGCTGACTTGGAAACGGAAGTTAAGGCAAAGAGACGTGTTTATCGAAAAGCCTTAGAGCATATTCCGAACTCAGTACGGTTGTGGAAAGTAGCTGTTGAGTTGGAAGAACCAGAAGATGCAAGAATTTTATTGAGTCGAGCAGTTGAGTGTTGTCCAACAAGTGTCGATTTGTGGCTCGCCTTGGCCCGATTGGAAACTTACGATAACGCGAGAAAAGTTCTTAATAAAGCTAGAGAAAATATTCCAACGGATAGACAGATTTGGACGACTGCTGCTAAACTAGAAGAAGCTAATGGCAATAAGCATATGGTAGAAAAGATCATTGACAGAGCAATTAGTTCCTTGAACGTTAACGGAGTTGAAATTAACAGAGAACACTGGTTCAAAGAAGCTATGGAAGCTGAAAAAGCTGGTGCTGTCCATTGTTGTCAAGTCATTGTCAAGTCCATCATCGGGTTTGGAGTTGAGGAAGAAGATAGGAAACACACTTGGATGGAAGATGCAGAAACA TGTGCACAACAAGGTGCTTTGGAATGTGCTAGAGCAGTGTATGCTTATGCTTTAGCAACTTTTCCCAGCAAAAAATCGATCTGGCTGCGTGCagcatattttgaaaagagtTACGGAACACGGGAGTCCTTGGAAGCGCTACTCCAACGGGCTGTGGCTCATTGTCCTAAGAGCGAAGTTCTGTGGCTCATGGGTGCCAAGTCTAAATGGCTTGCT GGTGACGTGCCAGCGGCAAGAGGTATTTTGTCATTGGCTTTCCAAGCCAATCCAAATTCTGAAGAGATTTGGTTAGCTGCAGTCAAGCTTGAGTCAGAGAACTCTGAATATGAACGTGCCAGAAGATTGTTGGCAAAAGCTAGAGCATCAGCGCCAACTCCTAGAGTTATGATGAAAAGTGCCAAGCTTGAATGGGCTCTTAATAATCTAGAAGCTGCACTGCATCTCCTCCAGGAAGCTATAGAAACTTTTGAGGATTTTCCCAAGCTTTGGTTAATGAAGGCTCAAATAGAAGAGCAACAAGGGAATCTTGACAAAGCTCTGGAAACATATAATCAAGCT ATCAAAAAATGCCCCACTTCTGTGCCATTGTGGTGTTTGTTAGCTCAACTTGAACAGCGTAAAGGTCAAGTGACAAAGGCTCGTTCTGTACTTGAAAAAGCACGGCTTCGTAATCCGAAAAATGCGGAGCTTTGGCTAGAGGCTATTCGAAATGAATTGAAAGGTGGAGGGGTGCGAGACATGGCTAATACGTTGATGGCTAAAGCTCTGCAAGAATGTCCTACGTCTGGTCTGCTGTGGGCTGAAGCAATCTTTATGGAAGCACGACCACAACGAAAAACAAAGAGTGTTGATgcgttgaaaaaatgtgaacaTGATCCCCATGTTCTACTAGCAGTCTCCAA GCTTTTTTGGTGTGAGCATAAAATATCCAAGTGCAGAGATTGGTTTAATCGCACCGTTAAGATAGATCCTGATTTAGGGGATGCTTGGgcgtatttttataaatttgagcTTTTAAATGGCACTGAGGAACAGCAAGAGGAAGTCAAAAAGCGATGTGTAGCCGCAGAACCGCATCATGGTGAAAATTGGTGCAGAGTATCTAAAAACATTGTAAATTGGTGTTTAAATACTGACCAAATATTGACCGTAGTTTCTAAAGACTTACCGATTCCTATCTAA
- the LOC124183085 gene encoding serine/threonine-protein kinase mTOR, translated as MTHSLVLDFVQRLKSRHEDVRIKAAHDLSLYVRTELREVSQEEMTNFMDEFNHHIKEMVSGSDMNEKKGGILAIVCLIGADGGNINTRTIRFANYLRNLLPSNDVGVMELAAKTVGKLALVSGTYTAEYVEFEVKRAFEWLGGDRHEGKRHAAVLVLRELAVSMPTYFFQQVSPFFDLIFNAIRDPKPLIREAATEALRAALVVTAQRETTKQMPKPQWYKECFHEVVQCFNDADVKGRGSNKDAAIHGSLLVLNELLRCSNAQWERNYEALMERLNCSTQQMDDDILSLIPRLKTPIVPNWTGPVPSRSNTLQTIHPVHESAACRSLLQEGLDNIYADVMNQKLSRNPHIQHALMTLLPRLVAFNKEKFDKHHLAQSISYLLITLRSREKDRHAAFTTIGLIAVAVETGIEPYLPEIMEVIKASLPSKETPSKKRGTTLEPAVFICITLLGHAVKQTIGPDIKVLLEPMLATGLSPILTTSLRELAHSIPSLKPDVSQGLLRMLSQVLMHKPLRHPGAPWSATSPISAPTAEADLPSTVLALKTLGTFNFDGNPLLQFVRRCADHFLTSEQSQVRLEAVKTCSRLLRLALNQPGPTVTNTVSTVLGKLLVVGITDTDPDVRLCVLASLDKSFDIHLAQAESLSALFIAMNDEIFEIRELAIYTIGRLSTMNPAYVMPSLRKTLIQFLTELEHSGMGRNKEQASRMLDYLVISAPRLIRPYMEPILKVLIPKMKEPEPNPGVVLAVLKAIGDLASVNGAEMQQWMPELLSILLEMLVDASSPDKRGVALWVLGQLVGSTGHVVKPYTQYPFLLDVLINFLKTEQSPVTRRETIRVLGLLGALDPYKHKMNLGQIDSQFDSLMSMADIRCKSDAETSQDQSTSEMLVNMSTSTLEEYYPAIAIATLMRIIREPTLSQHHTMVVQAVTFIFKSLGIKCVPYISQVMPSFLNVVRTADIGFREYLFQQLAVLIAIVKQHIRNYLDDIFALIKEVWTVNSPLQSTLILLVEHIAVALGAEFKIYLPQLMPQILRVLTHDTSKDRAVTVKLLLALQKFGNNLDNYLHLVLPPIVKLFYATDCPISVNRVALETVDDLADTLDFTDFASRIVHPLVRTLDTYPELRMPAMETLCALLIQLRKKYQIFIPLVQKVMTKHKITHQRYDVLTDKIQSDSTVADGEDYLLTRPRDSRRQYRDLSLTSSDTTIIKRLHVSAPNLQKAWTATRRVSKDDWLEWLRSLSIGLLKESPSPALRSCWALAQTYSQLPRDLFNAAFVSCWTELSGTYQTELKETLQQALMVPDLPEITQTILNLAEFMEHCDKGPLPLDAKLLGERAMHCRAYAKALHYKEDEFHEGRNSNVFESLISINNKLQQKEVAEGLLEYVMKQQNQQDLKVQVRWYEKLHNWDKALDLYKDRLNIDPTDVESTLGEMRCLEALGEWGQLHDVATRQWANENDENKQRMSRMAAAAAWGLGQWESMEKYVNFIPEDTQDGAFYRAVLAIHDEQYDVAHELIDSARDLLDTELTAMAGESYQRAYNAMVEVQKLAELEEVIQFKLIPERRATIKSMWWDRLQGGQRVVEDWQKIIQVHTLVVSPQDDMYTWLKYASLCRKNGSPMLCHKTLVMLLGMDPSQNPDQPLPTTHPQVTFAYCKHMWMANNREAAYSQLQRFVQTSLQPTTISVLNQEDEKQQEARKRLLARCYLKLGEWLEALQGISEHSIPAVLSYYAAATKHDPSWYKAWHAFAYTNFETVLFYKHQQGDTNLDNVPGNASRSALASSQYISQFTVPAVEGFFRSINLSHGSSLQDTLRLLTLWFDYGQWPEVYEAIVEGIRLIEINTWLQVIPQLIARIDTPRALVGRLIHHLLIDIGKTHPQALVYPLTVASKSASSARKAAANKILKNMCEHSPTLVQQAVLASDELIRVAILWHELWHEGLEEASRLYFGERNVKGMFDTLEPLHAMLERGPQTLKETSFNQTYGRDLMEAKEWCHRYKMSGNVKDLNQAWDLYYHVFRKISRQLPQLTSLELQYVSPKLLVCRDLELAVPGSYNPGHPVIKIASIHSSMQVITSKQRPRKLCIKGSNGKDYMFLLKGHEDLRQDERVMQLFGLVNTLLLHDPDTFRRNLTIQRYAVIPLSTNSGLIGWVPHCDTLHTLIRDYREKKKILLNIEHRIMLRMAPDYDHLMLMQKVEVFEHALEHTHGDDLSRLLWLKSPSSEVWFDRRTNYTRSLAVMSMVGYILGLGDRHPSNLMLDRLSGKILHIDFGDCFEVAMTREKFPEKIPFRLTRMLINAMEVTGIEGTYRRTSESVMSVLHRNKDSLMAVLEAFVYDPLLNWRLMDNAVPKATRSDAPGIAASSSQEHGDMLDSHSAILPKKGVPCSLENGGDKNQPEALNKKALAIINRVRDKLTGRDFSHDEMLNVQQQVDLLIQQATNNENLCQCYIGWCPFW; from the exons atgACGCACTCGCTAGTGCTGGATTTCGTTCAGCGACTTAAATCGCGGCACGAAGATGTTAGGATTAAGGCGGCACATGATTTATCTCTTTACGTCAGAACAGAGCTACGTGAAGTCTCCCAGGAGGAGATGACAAATTTCATGGACGAATTCAACCACCACATAAAAGAAATGGTCTCTGGTTCTGACATGAATGAGAAGAAGGGAGGTATACTAGCTATAGTTTGTCTAATCGGTGCTGATGGTGGTAATATAAACACTCGTACTATAAGATTTGCAAATTATCTAAGAAATCTATTGCCGTCGAACGATGTTGGAGTTATGGAATTGGCTGCAAAAACTGTTGGGAAACTCGCACTTGTCTCTGGCACCTACACAGCAGAGTATGTCGAGTTTGAAGTGAAACGTGCTTTTGAGTGGCTTGGCGGAGACAGGCACGAGGGGAAACGACATGCAGCTGTCCTTGTACTGAGAGAATTAGCCGTCTCGATGCcgacgtatttttttcaacaagtaTCTCCGTTTTTTGATCTCATATTCAACGCGATACGTGATCCCAAACCGCTGATACGAGAAGCTGCTACCGAAGCTCTCAGAGCTGCCCTGGTTGTCACCGCTCAAAGAGAAACTACAAAGCAAATGCCTAAACCGCAATGGTACAAAGAATGCTTTCACGAAGTTGTACAATGCTTCAATGATGCTGATGTTAAGGGGCGAGGGTCCAACAAGGATGCCGCTATTCACGGATCTTTATTAGTTTTGAACGAGTTATTGAGATGCAGTAATGCTCAGTGGGAAAGAAACTATGAGGCGTTGATGGAGAGACTTAATTGCTCTACTCAACAGATGGATGATGATATTCTGTCTCTCATTCCTCGTCTCAAAACTCCGATTGTACCAAATTGGACAGGCCCAGTTCCAAGTCGATCCAATACTCTGCAGACAATTCATCCGGTTCATGAATCTGCCGCTTGTCGCAGTCTATTACAGGAGGGCTTGGATAATATTTACGCAGATGTTATGAACCAAAAACTATCAAGAAATCCTCATATACAACACGCGCTGATGACGCTATTACCACGGCTGGTTGCtttcaataaagaaaaattcgacaaGCATCACTTGGCACAAAGTATATCGTATCTTTTGATCACTTTAAGAAGCCGCGAAAAAGATAGACATGCAGCATTTACAACTATTGGATTAATTGCTGTTGCAGTTGAGACTGGCATAGAACCTTATCTTCCTGAAATTATGGAAGTGATTAAAGCTTCTTTACCTTCAAAAGAAACGCCGAGTAAGAAACGAGGTACCACACTTGAACCGGCTGTTTTTATCTGCATTACTTTGCTAGGGCATGCTGTTAAGCAAACTATAGGGCCAGATATAAAGGTTCTCTTAGAGCCAATGCTTGCCACTGGTCTGAGTCCAATTCTTACAACATCATTGCGCGAATTAGCTCATAGTATACCATCTTTGAAGCCAGATGTTTCTCAAGGATTATTGAGAATGCTGTCACAAGTACTGATGCACAAACCACTGCGACATCCCGGTGCTCCGTGGTCAGCTACAAGTCCAATTTCAGCTCCAACTGCAGAAGCTGACCTGCCTTCGACGGTGCTTGCGCTGAAAACACTTGGTACGTTTAATTTTGATGGAAATCCTTTACTCCAGTTTGTTCGGAGATGCGCTGACCATTTCTTGACATCTGAACAGTCTCAGGTCCGTTTGGAAGCTGTGAAAACATGTTCCAGGCTTTTGAGGCTAGCATTGAATCAACCAGGGCCAACGGTTACCAATACAGTTTCTACAGTGCTAGGAAAATTACTAGTCGTCGGCATCACAGACACTGATCCAGATGTGCGATTATGTGTCCTCGCGTCGCTTGATAAAAGTTTTGACATTCATCTTGCTCAAGCAGAAAGTTTGTCAGCCTTATTTATTGCgatgaatgatgaaatttttgaaatcagaGAACTCGCCATCTACACAATTGGGAGATTGAGTACTATGAATCCAGCCTACGTTATGCCTTCACTTCGGAAAACGCTGATCCAATTTCTAACAGAGCTTGAACATTCTGGTATGGGACGTAACAAAGAACAGGCTTCGCGGATGCTCGATTATTTAGTCATTAGTGCTCCACGACTCATTCGACCTTACATGGAACCTATTTTGAAAGTTCTCATTCCGAAGATGAAAGAACCTGAGCCTAACCCTGGTGTTGTCTTGGCTGTACTTAAAGCGATTGGTGATTTAGCAAGTGTTAATGGTGCAGAAATGCAACAATGGATGCCGGAATTATTGTCAATACTACTGGAAATGTTGGTCGATGCCAGTTCTCCAGACAAAAGAGGTGTCGCCTTGTGGGTTCTTGGCCAGCTGGTTGGAAGTACAGGACATGTAGTCAAGCCGTACACACAATATCCTTTTTTACTCGATGTGcttattaattttctaaaaactgAGCAATCACCAGTTACCAGGAGAGAAACAATCAGAGTACTCGGACTCCTAGGTGCCTTGGATCCCTACAAGCATAAAATGAACCTTGGTCAAATAGATTCACAGTTTGATTCACTAATGTCTATGGCTGATATTAGGTGTAAAAGTGATGCCGAAACAAGTCAAGATCAGTCGACTAGCGAGATGCTTGTAAATATGTCGACTTCAACTCTGGAGGAATATTATCCAGCTATTGCGATCGCTACTCTCATGCGCATCATTCGGGAACCCACCTTATCTCAGCATCATACCATGGTTGTGCAAGCAGTAACATTCATCTTTAAAAGCCTTGGTATAAAATGCGTACCATATATTTCTCAAGTTATGCCTAGCTTTTTGAACGTTGTTCGCACTGCTGATATTGGATTTCGAGAATACTTGTTTCAACAATTGGCTGTTCTTATTGCGATTGTTAAACAACACATTCGGAATTATTTGGATGATATTTTCGCTTTAATTAAAGAAGTGTGGACTGTGAATAGTCCGTTACAGAGTACGCTTATTCTTCTTGTGGAGCACATCGCTGTTGCTCTGGGTgctgaattcaaaatttatttaccacAATTGATGCCGCAAATCTTGAGAGTACTGACACATGATACCAGTAAGGATCGTGCGGTGACTGTCAAGCTGCTTCTTGCTTTGCAGAAATTTGGAAACAATCTTGATAATTATCTGCATTTGGTACTTCCGCCAATAGTGAAACTATTCTACGCTACAGACTGCCCAATTTCGGTTAATAGAGTTGCGCTGGAAACTGTAGACGACCTTGCTGATACATTGGATTTCACTGATTTCGCTTCAAGGATAGTGCATCCGTTAGTAAGAACATTGGACACATACCCGGAACTAAGGATGCCGGCAATGGAAACTCTCTGTGCACTTTTAATTCAACTTAGAAAGaagtatcaaattttcataccaTTGGTTCAGAAGGTAATGACTAAACACAAAATCACTCATCAACGCTACGACGTACTCACAGATAAAATTCAAAGCGACTCTACCGTAGCTGATGGCGAAGACTATTTACTTACACGTCCTCGAGACTCAAGACGCCAATATCGCGATTTATCTTTGACATCTTCTGATACTACAATCATCAAGCGTCTTCATGTGTCAGCACCCAATCTACAGAAAGCCTGGACAGCCACGCGCAGAGTTTCCAAAGATGATTGGCTAGAATGGCTCCGAAGTTTGTCCATCGGATTGCTCAAAGAATCACCTTCACCGGCATTAAGGTCATGCTGGGCGCTTGCTCAAACTTATTCACAGCTACCAAGAGACTTATTCAATGCAGCTTTTGTGTCATGTTGGACTGAACTCAGCGGCACATATCAAACGGAGTTAAAAGAGACCTTGCAGCAGGCACTAATGGTGCCCGACCTACCGGAAATCACACAAACTATTCTGAATTTGGCTGAATTTATGGAACATTGTGACAAAGGACCTTTACCATTAGATGCCAAGTTACTGGGTGAACGAGCCATGCATTGCCGAGCTTATGCTAAGGCATTGCATTACAAAGAAGATGAATTCCACGAAGGCAGAAATAGCAACGTTTTCGAGTCACTGATTTCTATCAATAATAAACTCCAGCAAAAAGAGGTTGCTGAAGGATTATTGGAATATGTTATGAAACAGCAGAATCAACAAGATCTTAAAGTGCAAGTACGTTGGTATGAGAAGTTACACAATTGGGATAAGGCATTAGATTTATATAAAGATCGCTTAAACATTGATCCAACTGACGTAGAATCAACCTTAGGCGAGATGAGATGCTTAGAAGCACTTGGCGAATGGGGGCAGCTTCATGATGTTGCCACCCGACAATGGGCGaatgaaaatgacgaaaataaacaaagaatgTCTCGAATGGCGGCAGCTGCTGCATGGGGACTTGGGCAGTGGGAAAGTATGGAAAAATATGTCAACTTCATTCCTGAAGACACCCAGGACGGTGCCTTTTATAGAGCAGTGTTGGCTATACATGATGAACAGTATGATGTGGCCCATGAGTTGATAGACAGTGCAAGAGATTTATTAGACACAGAACTGACTGCGATGGCTGGAGAAAGTTACCAGAGAGCTTACAACGCCATGGTGGAAGTTCAGAAGTTAGCTGAATTAGAAGAAGTAATACAGTTCAAGTTAATTCCTGAGAGGAGAGCAACAATAAAATCAATGTGGTGGGATAGATTGCAAGGTGGACAACGTGTCGTTGAagattggcaaaaaattattcaagtcCACACACTGGTCGTTTCTCCACAGGACGACATGTACACATGGCTGAAATATGCTAGCCTTTGCAGAAAAAATGGCAGCCCTATGTTATGTCATAAGACATTAGTTATGCTGCTTGGAATGGATCCATCTCAGAATCCTGATCAACCATTGCCAACAACGCATCCGCAAGTCACATTTGCTTATTGTAAACACATGTGGATGGCGAATAATCGAGAAGCAGCTTATAGTCAGTTGCAAAGATTTGTGCAAACGTCATTACAGCCGACAACAATATCTGTGTTAAATCAAGAAGATGAGAAACAGCAAGAAGCCAGGAAGAGATTACTCGCTCGGTGTTACCTAAAACTTGGAGAGTGGTTGGAGGCTTTGCAAGGAATAAGCGAGCATTCTATACCAGCTGTGTTATCTTACTATGCAGCAGCAACAAAACATGATCCTTCATGGTATAAAGCTTGGCATGCTTTTGcttatacaaattttgaaaccgtTTTGTTTTACAAACATCAACAAGGTGATACTAATCTCGATAACGTACCTGGTAACGCATCAAGGTCTGCATTAGCCAGCTCTCAATACATTTCTCAGTTCACTGTACCAGCAGTCGAGGGTTTCTTCCGGTCTATCAATTTGTCGCATGGCAGTTCTTTACAAGATACGTTACGATTGCTAACGCTATGGTTTGATTACGGACAATGGCCGGAAGTGTATGAAGCAATTGTCGAAGGAATAAGACTAATTGAAATCAATACTTGGTTGCAAGTAATTCCTCAGCTCATTGCGAGAATAGACACTCCTAGAGCCTTAGTCGGCAGATTAATTCATCACCTGTTAATTGATATTGGTAAAACTCATCCGCAGGCATTAGTTTACCCCTTAACAGTAGCTTCAAAAAGTGCGAGTTCCGCTCGTAAAGCTGCCGCTAataagatattaaaaaatatgtgcgAACACAGTCCAACGCTGGTGCAACAAGCTGTATTAGCTAGTGACGAATTGATTAGAGTTGCAATACTGTGGCATGAATTGTGGCACGAAGGCTTGGAAGAAGCCAGTAGATTATACTTTGGAGAACGAAACGTCAAGGGAATGTTCGATACCTTGGAGCCTCTTCATGCGATGTTAGAACGAGGGCCGCAAACCTTGAAGGAAACATCATTCAATCAAACTTACGGAAGAGATTTGATGGAAGCAAAAGAATGGTGCCACAGGTATAAAATGTCTGGAAATGTGAAGGACTTAAACCAGGCATGGGATTTGTATTATCATGtgttcagaaaaatatcaagacaGTTACCTCAACTAACAAGTTTAGAATTACAGTATGTTAGTCCAAAATTGTTGGTTTGTCGAGATTTGGAACTCGCTGTACCTGGTAGTTACAATCCTGGACATCCAGTTATCAAGATTGCCAGTATCCACAGCTCGATGCAAGTTATTACTAGTAAGCAACGCCCTCGGAAACTTTGCATCAAAG GTAGCAACGGTAAAGATTATATGTTCCTATTGAAAGGTCATGAAGACCTTAGACAAGACGAACGTGTTATGCAGTTATTTGGTCTAGTCAACACACTTTTGTTGCATGATCCTGACACATTCAGGCGGAATCTCACAATTCAA AGATATGCTGTAATTCCTCTATCAACAAATAGTGGGCTTATTGGCTGGGTTCCTCACTGCGATACGTTGCATACGTTGATACGAGAttatagagagaaaaaaaagatactaCTGAATATTGAGCACAGAATAATGTTGAGG ATGGCACCGGACTATGATCATCTTATGCTGATGCAAAAGGTCGAAGTATTTGAACATGCTTTAGAACACACGCATGGGGATGACTTGTCTCGTCTTCTGTGGCTCAAATCACCTTCCAGTGAAGTGTGGTTTGATCGCCGAACGAATTATACTCGTTCCCTTGCTGTCATGTCAATGGTTGGTTACATACTCGGACTCGGAGATCGGCATCCCTCTAACCTGATGTTGGATCGTCTTAGTGGAAAAATTCTACACATCGATTTTGGAGATTGTTTCGAAGTTGCTATGACGCGTGAAAAATTCCCGGAGAAAATTCCCTTCAGGTTAACAAGAATGCTGATCAATGCTATGGAGGTGACAGGGATCGAAGGAACATACAGACGGACGAGTGAATCGGTTATGTCGGTGTTACATCGTAACAAAGACAGCTTGATGGCTGTACTTGAGGCGTTTGTTTACGATCCGCTGTTGAACTGGAGACTAATGGACAACGCAGTTCCAAAAGCTACAAGATCAGATGCCCCAGGTATTGCTGCCAGTAGTAGCCAGGAACACGGAGACATGCTAGATTCTCACAGTGCTATTTTGCCAAAGAAAGGAGTTCCTTGCAGTCTTGAAAATGGAG GAGATAAAAATCAACCGGAGGCTCTGAATAAGAAAGCACTTGCAATAATAAACAGAGTGAGAGACAAATTAACGGGACGTGATTTTTCGCATGATGAGATGCTTAATGTTCAGCAACAAGTTGATTTGCTGATTCAGCAGGCTACAAATAACGAAAATCTCTGCCAATGCTACATTGGATG GTGTCCATTCTGGTGA